The sequence TTTCCTTTAAGTTGTTTAGATGCTCTCTTCTTGAATTTCGGGTTTTAGAGATGAATCGTGCGATTTTCCTTTTATACACCTTTACTCTTCCCAAATTCGGGTCTTTTGACGATTTGGTGCAATTTTAAACTTAAgttttttttccttttcaaatttgGGCCTTTTGGGCCTTTTGCACGATCTTTATTTGACTTAAGTTTTGAGTCTTCACATTTCAGGCCAAAAGGCCGAATTGCACAATCTTTGCTTGACTTAAGTTTCGAGTCTTCACATTTTGGGCCAAAAGGCCGAATTGCACGATTTTTGCTTGACTTAAGTTTAAAAAGGAGCCTCTTTAAATTTTCGGCCCTTTGGGCCAAAATGCGAGATTTCTTGTTAAAAAACAAAGTGTCTTCTCTTGAGAATTTCGGCCAAATCAGCTTAAACGCGAGATTTTAACTTTGTGAATTTCGCCTAGACTTTGACAACTTCGGGCACTCTAGGCATTTTGCAAGATTTTTGCCATATACATTGCAAACTTCAAACTTAGGCCGATTTAGACAAAAGGTGCGACCTTTGATATGTGTCAGGCATCCTGGCTTTAGGTTTCAAATTCGCTAAAGAGCAATTTTGTTTTGACAACATTTGTGACCTTGCCTCAGGTGGTTTCTTACACAGATAGCCAACTTTCTTTTTCGGTTTTTCAAAACCTCGTGTTTGACTGGTGGTTTGGAttagatgcaaaattttgcttCTCATTTTCAAGTTGCGAACCCTCTAGGATATAGGACTCAAGCTAGTTCAATCTTAGGTCGGATCACCTTCCCAACGCTCAAAATCTTCACTGTTGCGACTTATCTTTGCGAACTCACAGAACTTCTACTCAGGACCTCGACGAGGTAACAAGACGAGAAAAGGGGGGGGACCCTGTCGATGACGGGGAGTGTGTGCTAGGCACAATAGTACCCATACAAGAACCCGCGGCGGAAGCTCTTCTGTAGGCTTGAATCCAacatgccaaggcttgatgaagAGACCGACTTGATTGTAGAAATAAGGTACTCCTTCAAAAACTTTATTTCTATCAAACATGCAAGAGAAAATCACCAAAAAGTATCCATTAGCTGCCAACAAAACTTCCATTTCCCCCTCTGGACACCATGAGTGGCGAGCCCATGACTCCAGGAAGGGCAGAGACACCCGAATCCCCTTAAATTTGCATATCAAGGCATGCTTAGACAAATAGCTAATGTCTTCCTCCACAGAGTCTGGTGGAATCACCAAAACATGTCTATTCTCACTCCTTGCAAGGCAACCATTAACCTTAATGGGCTTAAATCCTTCAGCCCGAGAAGAACTTTCTCTGAGGCCAAAGTCATGCACCCCTAAAATAGGATTCTCATACATGGTTGTAGTTGGGGAACATCGAATCACAACATCTTTAAACTGCATGCTTAACCCTCCACGAAGGCCCCCTTGCATAGCCATGCAAGGCCAAATCGGAAACAAAACACAACACGCACGGGTTAAAAAAAAATCACACGGAGAGAAACAAAACCTTGAATCTGCAAACACTTCCAACACCACACCCAACGTTtcgtcaaaaagtgttgtgagatCACAGACACACACCAACCTCCTAAACCCCACCTCACTGCACAAAAACTGCCCCACAATGCACAAAGactcttaaatcctccagcgaaaCCCCACCCCCCAAACTCGATCATTGCCCCTAGCACAGACAATCGACCCAGCCTCCATAGATGAACACACCTAGAACAGAGGAACGCGGCCAGGGCCGAGCCCTAGCCTCCAAAACAGAGTGCCGCCTCCATTCTTCGTAGCCTCATTTCCTCTCGAAAAATATcaatataatcattatattaattcTATAATAAtcttataattatataatattataataaaaattattaaatatattattatattaatataataattataacataataattataatataataatatattattataatagaaataataatattataataataatataattataatatattaatataatataatataataataatattatattatccgattttaaaaaaaaaatcttatactttggGTCTGCTGATTTTTTTCCCAAAAGATTAATGCTTCTTTGATTCCAATATCCTTGGAAACCTCCAATTTTCTTGGAGAGTGCTAGCTTTATTGGAGAGGTGTATTGACAATGGTAGAGAGTTCCTGGAGTCCAGAAAGTACAATGGTACTTTTCATGTGCAGATACAACATTTTGGAAGCACTCCACATTTCTTGGAGAAGTCGGTTAACTTGGGAGAGTGCCAATTTTTATAGAGATTGATATTTATGCATTTAAGGTATTGGTGGtgtgttcaaatttcaaaattcattttgtggGCCACTTTATTATTTCCTATAACTTTGGCAATTGTgaggaaaataattaaatatttaagttGTCATAAAGTGGAAAATTAAAAAACAACTTTATTTAATATTCATAAAGGGGTTATATATGGAAACATAAAAGTGACTCATTTTTGGGCTTAAAAGTAAAGTTGAATTAAAAAGGGTTTTTCAAAAGTCACTCGAATGAAAAAGagaaaaatgttttttttgaaaaagcAACAAAAAGGTTCTTTAAGGAGGGCTTGTGTAAGAGGTTGATCATCCATTGTTCATTATCAGATTTATTTTCTTGAAAGATTGAACTTTGTTCATCTCTACGCCTAGGCTGAAAACCCTAAGTTAAGAATTGTTTCGGGGACAAAAACCCTCGTAGCCATTTTAGAGTGATTTCATCTAGAAGTCACCTGTGTGTTGACGATATTGTGTTGGGGACAAAAACTCTCAACATCCATTGGAGCATTTGCGTTCAGAGATTGCCAATGTGTTAAATGTTATGAGAGTTGTAGAGATTTGCATTGAAGAAttgaaatatcaaaatatcatttctTGGTTTTCAAATATTGCCGATAAGTGGAGATTGACATGTAAATGGGTCATATTGAAGAGAATATGAAGAGTTGAAAGGAGATTGTGGATGCTGGTATTATTTGGGATCAGCTAGTGTATCATAAATATGACTTATTTCAGCTGTGGTACTTAGTATTAGTTGCTGATAGTTACATTCAGCATCATTTGGTGAAGCTGAAGGATCTGATTTTCTGTTACAGCAGTCCATAATCAGTTCTGAAACAGCAAACTGTCAGCAAGAAGCTAGTTTTCAgagaaagacaaccaacaataatcAGAATTATACTCATATCAGAAGCagatttgtgtgaacaaaaatttaTTCCAATTGTATCAGACAATTGTGGACAATCAACAAATTGTTTAGTATATTGACTGTATTTTTTGAAACATCAGTTGATTAAATTTGTATTCAATTGTATGACTGATTTGGTCTCATTGTCAAAAATAAGAGAAATAAGTTCATTCATTTCAGTGTTTATTTGTATGCAATCCATGCGTTTTTCAAGTAGTTGCCAAATGTGGGTTGTATGACAATTATTTGCTCAATGCATGAAAACAATTTGTCAATATGCCGATGTTATTAAAAGATTATTGCGGCTGTTCCTCATCATTAAATTTTAAAAAGTATTGACTGGTTCAATTTTCCACCAACTATTTGCCGAAATGTTTGTTAGCTAAAGGTTGAAAAATTTGCAAGTTTGTTAAAGTTTTTTGGCAGGGACATTACAGTTGGGACGAGTGAAGTAGGCTCCTCTAAGCTATTGTTATACTTTTATTTTTGATGCCATGAACTATATAATCCATGAGttttgtttatatttgtttatttaaaGTTTTTGTTTCCTTTAGctgaaatttgtttttgtattCATACGATTGATGTCtatttgtgtatgtgatcaaagtagCCTCTATTTGATTAGTTTATTATGTCTTTAAACTTTATTTATTGAAGGGTTCATAATAAAAGCTTTAAATCCTTGAAAATTTCTATATTTCATGGTTTTTTTCAATTTGCCGAGTTTGTGTTGAGTTTGAGTTCAAGTAAAAAATTAGTTAGTTGAGACTTAGCCTTGTAACTATGGCTACAATATAGACTATCTTGAGAGATTGGTAATGGAAAAATTGTTAGATGCTAGGGAGATAGCTAGAATGGATAACTTTTGCCCAACAAAGAAGATATGAAAGAATTATGACGTCCCTTCAATGAAAAGAGTTGATACAATTAGGAGATTAACCACTCCACTCCTAGAATAACAACTTCTAATGAAACTTGGAATACTTAGAAGATTAAGGTAGGAATCACCCTCAGCAACTACCTTTATTCCTTAAGTGTCCTTTGTAAGGATCTGTGTTTGAGAGTGACAATCTCTTCAATAAAACACTAAGTTGCTGAATCATGGGATTTTTCGGGCGATTCCGGGTACGAAACATACCGGAGACGGATTCTGAAATGAATCTCCTGTGGGTGCGTCCGGGATTCGTGTTTTTAGATGTTGAAATGTTTagtgattctagtttgatctttttgatattcaAAACTGAATTTAAATTAGTATTTATGTTTCAAAAGTTGAAATTTGTaaggttttgtttagcatatgtattggtatataacattctaaacttaattctatgttttagctatatatatataaatttatgccGTACCGATGTTTCATACCCACGTACCTGTTCCCGTTCCCATGCCCGATTCGGCAACTTAGATAAAACAGGCTAATCACCTTTGTTGAAGTTGTCAGATGAAAGTAGATAGAGGACCACCATAATCTTTGTATGGAGAGTGGTACCTTCTTCAGCTATAGAATAAATTCACCATCTCTAGCCATTTCCTGCATTGTTTTAGAAGCCTTACCAAATGCAATTTCAAACCTTTTTGGATGGGATGTAAATTATTGGTCTGATTCCTAAAGGTTTGTTTGTAAATGGATAAACaagaatattattttatattcaatCACTGTTCAAAGACTGCATGTTTATGTTTGTCTTCAATTGTGAAGTAACTGGAATATTTGAATTTTGTTTTGGGTTTGGTATCCTTTAAGATCTTTTGGTTCATGTGTGTTTAGTAATGTAAAATTCATACATTCTGAATCCAATCATGGATAACCTTCGGAATGCTTGAGGTGTGTGCAATATCACCTAAAAATGTGTGATGAGTTTTATAGTATGGTATGAAGTATGAACTGTCTTTTGTAACAGAATCATCAGGTAGAGCATCAAAATGAAATCGCAAGGGGCAGTTGTATGGCTGCTGTTATATTGATCATTTGCTGATGTTGTGAATTGCCAGGCATGGGATGAGACATCTATTTCGCTGTCTGCTGGGTGTGACCTTTTCATGCGATATGTGACTAGGACAAATGCTTTGGAGTATGAAGACTTTTTTGCTGGCAAATCTCGTCTGATAGAGCGGGGTGAAAGATTTGGTGAAATCTCCTTTAAGGTATATACCTTCTGATTTTTTACTCTGAATGTGAACATGAATTATGCTTCATATTTTGCACTTGCAACATTTTCATAATGAAAAATATATAGTTTTTCCTTGAAAGCAACTGCCTTTTTCAAGTGAAGTGGTGATTTGGTAGGGATAGTATTTTCAAACAAATAAAAGCCTAATTGCATGTTCTTTAACGTGAAGGCTCGTAAGACTATTGCAATGCTTGGGCAAGATTTTGTACAGGATGGTAGTACCATCCTTGTTCATGGGTTTTCAAGAGTTGTCTTCACACTACTAAAGATGGCAGCATTGAATGGGAAGCACTTTAGTGTTATATGCACTGGTTAGTTTTAGTTTGTACTTTTATTTACCTGTTAAATTTCTGAATATCTGTTTGGCTTCCACTTACTCTGTCTTTCCTTGTGGTCTAATATTTAAGTAGAAGGCCGGCCTGATAATACAGGCATAGAAATGTCAAAGGAGCTGGTTGCTGCTGATGTTCCTGTTAAATTAATATTAGACTCAGCAGTTGCGTATACCATGGAAAAGATTGATATGGTACTTTTTGGTGCGGATGGCGTTGTTGAGAGTGGAGGTATTATCAATATGATTGGAACATATCAAACTGCATTGGTGGCTCACAGCATGAATAAACCTGTCTATGTAGCTGCTGAAAGTTACAAGGTATGTTCAGGTCTAATCTTTTATGTGTTCCTGAACAATCTATTACATAGACTTAGGGAGATATATGAATTCACCTAAACAAATTCAACTGCTTCATAACCAAAGTATTTTTCTCACTTGAACAGAATAAGTATGTAGTAAAATTTGTCTGGATGGATATTCTGTTCTAAATTGCATAGCATTCCTCGCTCTACACAATTCTTTTTAGGTGAACGGAACCATGTTCTAAAGGAGTGAGGGATGCCATAAATGCATTGGGAATGTCTATAAAGGCATTCTTCTTTTGTTGCATATGGACTATATTCCAAAGAATGTATACTGAAgacattgaaaataaatatttgaggCAGGGGTTTTTCTGTAAATTGAGTTGGGGAAGGAAAATTAAAGCTGATTTGAAATTACAAACAAATTTTTAAGGCAAGGGAGTTTGCAGGATGGAAAGGAGGGGGAGATGGAAAAATCTAAGCACATGTGAAAAATCATTGCTACAGTTATTGCAGAAATGGCTTATGTTTGTGATTTGTTAATACTTTTTCTCACGTATGATTCTATTGTTTCCTTTATGGGTTGGCTGTTCAGTTGTGAGAGTTGGGATGATATCAGGTTGTTTCTCTGGCTCTGTTTGGTTGATGACAAGTTTGAGAAGTCTTTATAAGTTCATATATAGATACATGGTTTAAGCTTTAAATAGTTGTTCTGAAATTTTATTTCATGAAAGTGCAATAGGCTAGGTTTTTAAAGGTTGTGGAAAGTATGTAGTTACATTTTTCCCTGTGCTGAATTTCTCAAATGTTATCacaaattctctttgttttaaagTCATGTCCAGCAgaaagtggaaaggaaaaggataAAATTACAGTTTGAAGTATGAGATAAAGCTAtttgatagatatgattgaaataaATGCACTTCATTACAAATATTTATGGTGGGTTTTCAACCATTTAATAACCCTAATCTTTTGTTTCTTGGATACTGTTTTTGATATATTAGTTGGACTAATACTAAATTTCTATTGTACATTTGTTTGTAATATGTATGAGTCACAATTTCTGAAATTTAGGTACATTTCCTAGTTGATAGGATGTGTAAGAAATAATAAATGACTTGGCAAAATCTCAAATCTAGGTCACCTAAGTCACAAGGTTTGCTGAATTTGGGCCATGAAGTTCGAAATTCAATGGACTTAAAAGAAAAcctaaaaaaatattttagttaACCAATAATTCATATGAAATAGGGCTTAGTTTTTTCTATTAAAGTATATTTTTAAAAAGAGTCTTTGGGTGTTTACAATTTGCAGTGTCTATGTTGAATTTGTTGACCAATGTGGTGATTGCTCGAGCTTGCAAATTGGGACGATTTGGGAGAGCTCGAGAGTGTATGTTTACGTGATTGAAAGCTCAAAATAGAATACCCTATTTCCAGATCTTATTGCTGGCTAGACATGCTCGACTCCACAATGTGTTTATGATTGTACTCATCGTTTTTCCACGACTCCAATATCTGAAAGCATCTCCTTCTCAATAAGTCAGTCAATAACCTACCACCCCATTTTTGGTCATGGAACACTTCACCTGTCACCTGCAATTGTTGAGGAAGGTTTAGGTTCTATTTTAATTTTAAGTTTTTGACTTTAGGTAAAATTTAATAtctttatattttgttttttaaaccatgttgatttgttttctattcaatatattagagttcaatattttaaaatatttaaattagattttttATTATAACATAGTTATTATTgacataaaaataatattaaaattaatccaTTGAGTGCGACCAATGCCCACAACATTGCATTGCAGAGTATTCAAGTAGGCTATTTAgtagattcataagtggattttgTGTCTATGTGCTCCAGCTTCCTCAACTCTCGATGACCTTGTTGAGATAGGTGGTGCATTACTTTTGCCATTTAATTGCCCCTTTTGTTTGGGCCCCTTGGAGGTATTACCCAAGACTATTATTGATTGACTCTACCCTCACTCCCTTGTAGTATGGCACCTCCTTTGTTTTTGGACTATCTATAATGGGGGGTCTTGCCTCTATTCTTGTGTGTTAGGATCGTAGTTCTTTCTTTTGTGTATCCATTGGTAGGAAGGCCATATACAATAATATAAAAGAGGGGCCTCCCACCCACCAATGCCAATTGGAGGGAGGGGACAATTAAAGGGTGGACAATCGTCTATACTTTTCCTCCTCCCACCCACCTTCGAGGGCTCTTCCAACAACTCCGCTAGGATTGAAATGAGCAGTTGAGGGAGAGCTATTCTTTTATAAGAATATTtatattgtaatgtttttaaacttacaataatttattcaaatttaaCACAGTATTGTTTTATTTATATGGAATTTATAACTTATATTTAAAAACGAAAATCTATATAAGGTGAATTTAATCAgaatttgtttttgaattttttccccATACCaaacttcatccaaattttattGTTGCCAAGCATGAACACAAACTCGAACCTTGTGACATAGTGTAACAAAGGGCTAACTTAGAAGGGAAAATAGCTTAAGATTACTTT is a genomic window of Cryptomeria japonica chromosome 7, Sugi_1.0, whole genome shotgun sequence containing:
- the LOC131078430 gene encoding uncharacterized protein LOC131078430 isoform X3 — protein: MAEERRLGDQHLSQSVTPEWLAQAEAAVPHDKQDNTLGTPRNEGSETLSVIEEFNKWRKNPELAEAVAAIRALTTVIKHSQAHTMMELEHELTSASHSLKAWDETSISLSAGCDLFMRYVTRTNALEYEDFFAGKSRLIERGERFGEISFKARKTIAMLGQDFVQDGSTILVHGFSRVVFTLLKMAALNGKHFSVICTEGRPDNTGIEMSKELVAADVPVKLILDSAVAYTMEKIDMVLFGADGVVESGGIINMIGTYQTALVAHSMNKPVYVAAESYKNKYVVKFVWMDILF
- the LOC131078430 gene encoding uncharacterized protein LOC131078430 isoform X2 — translated: MAEERRLGDQHLSQSVTPEWLAQAEAAVPHDKQDNTLGTPRNEGSETLSVIEEFNKWRKNPELAEAVAAIRALTTVIKHSQAHTMMELEHELTSASHSLKAWDETSISLSAGCDLFMRYVTRTNALEYEDFFAGKSRLIERGERFGEISFKARKTIAMLGQDFVQDGSTILVHGFSRVVFTLLKMAALNGKHFSVICTGIEMSKELVAADVPVKLILDSAVAYTMEKIDMVLFGADGVVESGGIINMIGTYQTALVAHSMNKPVYVAAESYKFTRLSPLDQRDMSPTPCMINFSVPVPQSAEVESSKRDYTPPQYLTLLFTDLGILTPSAVSDELIQLYL
- the LOC131078430 gene encoding uncharacterized protein LOC131078430 isoform X1 — protein: MAEERRLGDQHLSQSVTPEWLAQAEAAVPHDKQDNTLGTPRNEGSETLSVIEEFNKWRKNPELAEAVAAIRALTTVIKHSQAHTMMELEHELTSASHSLKAWDETSISLSAGCDLFMRYVTRTNALEYEDFFAGKSRLIERGERFGEISFKARKTIAMLGQDFVQDGSTILVHGFSRVVFTLLKMAALNGKHFSVICTEGRPDNTGIEMSKELVAADVPVKLILDSAVAYTMEKIDMVLFGADGVVESGGIINMIGTYQTALVAHSMNKPVYVAAESYKFTRLSPLDQRDMSPTPCMINFSVPVPQSAEVESSKRDYTPPQYLTLLFTDLGILTPSAVSDELIQLYL